In one window of Gemmatimonadota bacterium DNA:
- a CDS encoding 1-acyl-sn-glycerol-3-phosphate acyltransferase — MRLTLLALLTGATIGSWAVLTLLVAPVAGARRAVRRGALRAWGRLGTRILGIRLAVEGRPPAAPFYLVSNHLGYLDILVYAALSPVRFVAKREVRRWPLVGAAAAAMGTIFIDREVKRDAVRTLDAMAEAIAQGDGVLVFAEATSTAGHGVLPFRPALLEWAARTGHPVHYASIAYATPPGGPPAHLAVCWWGEMTFGDHLAALARLPWVAATVRFGAAPIAEQDRKRLAGRLHAAVSAQFIPVVVE; from the coding sequence GTGCGGCTGACCCTGTTGGCCCTGCTCACGGGCGCGACGATCGGGAGCTGGGCGGTGCTCACGCTGCTGGTGGCGCCGGTGGCGGGCGCGCGCCGGGCGGTCCGGCGCGGGGCGTTGCGCGCCTGGGGACGCCTGGGGACGCGGATCCTCGGCATCCGGCTGGCGGTGGAGGGGCGGCCTCCCGCGGCGCCCTTCTACCTGGTGTCGAACCACCTGGGCTACCTCGACATCCTGGTCTACGCCGCGCTGTCGCCGGTGCGCTTCGTGGCCAAGCGCGAGGTCCGGCGGTGGCCGCTGGTCGGGGCGGCGGCGGCGGCGATGGGGACGATCTTCATCGACCGCGAGGTGAAGCGCGACGCCGTGCGCACCCTGGATGCGATGGCGGAGGCGATCGCCCAGGGCGACGGCGTGCTGGTCTTCGCGGAGGCCACCAGCACCGCGGGGCATGGGGTCCTGCCGTTTCGGCCGGCGCTGCTCGAGTGGGCCGCGCGCACCGGGCACCCGGTGCACTACGCCAGCATCGCGTACGCGACACCGCCGGGCGGGCCGCCGGCGCACCTGGCGGTGTGCTGGTGGGGCGAGATGACGTTCGGCGATCACCTGGCGGCGCTGGCGCGCCTCCCCTGGGTGGCGGCGACGGTGCGCTTCGGCGCGGCACCGATCGCGGAGCAGGACCGGAAACGGCTGGCGGGCCGGCTGCACGCGGCAGTCTCGGCCCAGTTCATCCCTGTTGTCGTGGAGTGA
- a CDS encoding GNAT family N-acetyltransferase produces MTPIPDPRASRATTGFARREIGTPYPSFPALLPDGEVVAGRYRVRFARSVEDLDAIQRLRFAIFNLELGEGLDSAFQTGRDEDALDAHFHHLLIACGETGEIVGTYRLQTAEMAERRAGFYSAGEFDLGGLPRDYLAQAVEVGRACVARGHRNGRVLNLLWRGLALYLLWNRKRYLFGCCSLTSQDPALGQATMRQLARDGHVHPTLLAPPLPGLGCEAADPAAVAAAPVHIPPLFASYLNLGAKIFGPPAIDREFKTIDFLVSLDALALDPHSYRFFFRRG; encoded by the coding sequence ATGACGCCCATCCCTGATCCCCGCGCCTCGCGCGCCACCACCGGGTTTGCCCGCCGAGAGATCGGCACCCCCTACCCCAGCTTCCCGGCCCTGCTGCCGGACGGCGAGGTGGTCGCGGGGCGTTATAGGGTGCGGTTCGCCCGCTCGGTCGAGGACCTCGACGCCATCCAGCGGCTGCGGTTCGCGATCTTCAACCTGGAGCTGGGCGAGGGGCTCGACAGCGCCTTCCAGACCGGCCGCGACGAGGACGCCCTCGACGCGCACTTCCACCACCTGCTGATCGCCTGTGGCGAGACCGGCGAGATCGTGGGCACCTACCGCCTGCAGACCGCCGAGATGGCCGAGCGCCGCGCGGGGTTCTATTCCGCCGGGGAGTTCGACCTGGGCGGCCTGCCGCGGGACTACCTGGCGCAGGCGGTGGAGGTGGGCCGCGCCTGCGTGGCGCGCGGGCACCGGAACGGCCGGGTGCTCAACCTGCTGTGGCGCGGGCTGGCGCTCTACCTGCTGTGGAACCGCAAGCGCTATCTCTTCGGCTGCTGCTCGCTGACCTCGCAGGATCCGGCGCTCGGCCAGGCCACCATGCGGCAGCTGGCGCGCGACGGGCACGTGCACCCGACGCTGCTGGCGCCACCGCTCCCCGGGCTGGGCTGCGAGGCTGCCGACCCGGCCGCGGTCGCCGCGGCGCCGGTGCACATTCCGCCCCTGTTCGCGAGCTACCTCAACCTGGGCGCCAAGATCTTCGGACCCCCGGCGATCGACCGCGAGTTCAAGACGATCGACTTCCTGGTCTCGCTCGACGCCCTGGCGCTCGACCCGCACAGCTACCGTTTCTTCTTCCGGCGGGGCTGA
- a CDS encoding NRDE family protein, whose amino-acid sequence MCTVSWLPAAGGYTLCFNRDERHTRGPALPPERRAASGRVFLAPFDSDHGGTWLAVNDGGLTLGLLNRYGPGAVVTAGPARSRGLVILGLIAAADVAGALQALERSDLRRTPPFLLVALEPDRPPRIAEWDGAALAMATHHAPGLLLTSSAVTAPEVAASRRAQFAAAAPGTAAELAALHRSHHPDRGKRSVCMHREDAETRSFSQVTVTPDRVTLLHVPDAPCRGLPLPPLTLDRRALPCPAPE is encoded by the coding sequence ATGTGCACGGTGAGCTGGCTGCCGGCCGCCGGCGGATACACCCTCTGCTTCAATCGCGATGAGCGGCACACCCGCGGCCCGGCGCTTCCGCCGGAGCGGCGGGCGGCGTCGGGGCGGGTGTTCCTCGCCCCCTTCGACAGCGACCATGGCGGAACCTGGCTCGCGGTGAACGACGGCGGCCTCACCCTGGGACTGCTCAACCGCTACGGTCCCGGGGCGGTGGTGACGGCCGGGCCGGCGCGAAGCCGCGGCCTGGTGATCCTCGGCCTCATCGCCGCGGCGGACGTGGCCGGGGCGCTGCAGGCGCTGGAACGCTCGGACCTGCGTCGCACCCCCCCGTTCCTGCTGGTGGCGCTCGAGCCGGACCGGCCGCCGCGGATCGCGGAGTGGGACGGGGCCGCGCTCGCCATGGCCACGCACCACGCGCCGGGCCTGCTGCTCACCAGCTCGGCGGTCACGGCGCCGGAGGTGGCCGCGTCCCGGCGCGCCCAGTTCGCCGCGGCGGCGCCCGGCACGGCCGCGGAGCTGGCGGCGCTGCACCGGAGCCATCACCCGGACCGTGGCAAGCGCTCGGTCTGCATGCACCGGGAGGATGCCGAGACGCGCAGCTTCTCGCAGGTGACGGTGACTCCCGACCGGGTTACCCTCCTGCATGTGCCCGATGCCCCCTGCCGCGGCCTGCCCCTCCCGCCGCTCACGCTGGATCGCCGCGCCCTCCCCTGCCCCGCGCCTGAGTGA
- a CDS encoding GNAT family N-acetyltransferase gives MPDRPDLQDAIAVPRLAAEQLLARAGEVEVLLLTNQSPESDRALAEQVARRAMRDTPFHDPAFTVADREDSRLFLAREAGVAVGFAVLRLRPRWAWWSWDDWDAERRPSTGVAPMSSWTVETIWIHAGCQGHGLAKRLLDVAAAQVGQPIESLGWHRPFTPSGEAFVRRWCPEGIWVPD, from the coding sequence GTGCCCGACCGCCCCGACCTGCAGGATGCCATCGCCGTGCCCCGCCTCGCCGCCGAGCAGCTGCTTGCGCGCGCGGGGGAGGTGGAGGTGCTCCTGCTGACCAACCAGTCTCCCGAGTCGGACCGCGCGCTGGCGGAGCAGGTGGCGCGGCGTGCCATGCGCGACACGCCGTTCCACGACCCCGCCTTCACCGTCGCCGATCGCGAGGACAGCCGCCTTTTCCTGGCGCGCGAGGCGGGCGTGGCGGTGGGGTTCGCGGTGTTGCGGCTGCGGCCGCGCTGGGCCTGGTGGTCGTGGGACGACTGGGACGCCGAGCGGCGTCCCTCGACCGGCGTGGCGCCGATGAGTTCGTGGACCGTCGAGACCATCTGGATCCACGCCGGCTGCCAGGGGCATGGGCTGGCGAAGCGCCTCCTCGACGTGGCGGCCGCGCAGGTGGGGCAACCCATCGAGTCATTGGGGTGGCACCGCCCCTTCACGCCCTCGGGTGAGGCGTTCGTGCGCCGCTGGTGCCCCGAGGGGATCTGGGTGCCGGACTAG
- a CDS encoding alpha/beta fold hydrolase, with translation MTAGPPEPAPRRRWLPWSYLVLLVASHGFRLASPATIPADADERTRTVRAVAGDREGTDPVRIAYREDAPADSAATRPVIVLLHGSPGDNDEVRGLGRILGTRYRVLAPDLPGFGGSSRDVAEYSNRAHARYLLQLLDSLGVPAAHLVGFSMGGGVALQVEALAPARVRSLTLLSAIGAQEYELLGDYHLNHLIHGVQLAGLWLLREGVPHFGWLDDGMLSVAYARNFYDTDQRPYRGILSRYAGPMLILHGARDVLVSPAAAREHARLVPQAELRLDDGDHFTTFTHPEAVADPIGRFVDAVEAGAAVTRATAPADRLAAAARPFDPRSLPRIEGLALGIVFLLLAVATLISEDLTCITAGLMIARGTLGFWTGTLACFTGIFLGDLLVFQAGRTFGRAVLARAPVRWFITPEAIAWSSQWIERRGAALVFLTRVLPGTRLPTYFAAGMLRTRMATFALYFFVGCAIWTPIIVGVSVAFGEAVQRALAVFREHAALYLLVTALVLFVLLKLLIPLVTWRGRRLLLARWRRLTRWEFWPRWAFYPPVALYILWLALRHRSLLLFTAVNPAIPGGGFVGESKSAILRGLAGNPERVAPWTLVPAALPAPGRVAAARAFQATLPAPWPLVLKPDIGERGSGVAITRSEGEVEAYLARATGDTIAQAFAPGAEFGVFYVRHPGEPAGRIFSITEKRLPTLTGDGVTPLEELILRDERALCMAPFHFRRHAARLTWVPAAGEVVPLVELGTHCRGAVFLDGGWVETPALAAAIDGLSQGYAGFWFGRYDIRTPDVAAFQRGEDFQVVELNGATAEATSIYDPANALGTAYRTLFAQWRLLFAIAAANVARGARPASLRELWALLRGHARALRGHAA, from the coding sequence GTGACCGCCGGCCCGCCTGAGCCGGCGCCGCGACGGCGCTGGCTGCCGTGGTCGTACCTTGTCCTGCTGGTGGCGAGCCACGGCTTCCGGCTGGCCTCGCCCGCCACGATCCCCGCCGATGCGGACGAACGCACCCGCACGGTCCGGGCGGTGGCGGGTGACCGGGAGGGCACCGACCCGGTGCGCATCGCGTATCGCGAGGACGCCCCGGCGGACTCCGCCGCGACCCGCCCGGTGATCGTGCTGCTGCACGGGAGCCCCGGTGACAACGACGAAGTGCGTGGGCTCGGGCGGATCCTGGGCACGCGGTACCGGGTCCTGGCGCCCGACCTGCCAGGCTTCGGCGGCTCGAGCCGGGACGTGGCGGAGTATTCCAACCGGGCCCATGCCCGGTACCTGCTGCAACTGCTCGATTCGCTCGGCGTGCCCGCGGCGCACCTCGTGGGCTTCAGCATGGGCGGCGGGGTCGCGCTGCAGGTGGAGGCGCTGGCGCCGGCCCGGGTCCGCTCGCTCACGCTGCTCTCCGCCATCGGGGCGCAGGAGTACGAACTGCTGGGCGACTACCACCTGAACCACCTGATCCACGGCGTGCAGCTGGCGGGCTTGTGGCTGCTGCGCGAGGGCGTGCCGCACTTCGGCTGGCTGGACGACGGCATGCTGAGCGTGGCGTACGCCCGGAACTTCTACGACACCGACCAGCGGCCGTACCGGGGCATCCTGTCCCGCTACGCCGGGCCAATGCTCATCCTCCACGGCGCGCGGGACGTGCTGGTCAGCCCGGCCGCGGCGCGGGAGCATGCCCGCCTGGTGCCCCAGGCGGAGCTGCGCCTGGACGACGGCGACCACTTCACCACCTTCACGCACCCGGAGGCGGTGGCGGACCCCATCGGCCGCTTCGTGGACGCCGTCGAGGCGGGTGCCGCGGTTACCCGGGCCACCGCGCCCGCCGACCGCCTGGCGGCGGCCGCCCGGCCGTTCGACCCGCGCAGCCTGCCGCGCATCGAGGGGCTGGCGCTGGGGATCGTGTTCCTGCTGCTCGCGGTGGCCACGCTGATCAGCGAGGACCTCACCTGCATCACCGCCGGCCTGATGATCGCACGCGGCACGCTGGGATTCTGGACCGGCACGCTGGCGTGCTTCACCGGGATCTTCCTCGGCGACCTGCTGGTGTTCCAGGCCGGGCGCACGTTCGGGCGGGCGGTGCTGGCGCGGGCGCCGGTCCGCTGGTTCATCACCCCGGAGGCCATCGCCTGGAGCTCCCAGTGGATCGAGCGGCGGGGGGCGGCGCTGGTGTTCCTCACCCGCGTGCTCCCGGGCACCCGCCTCCCCACCTACTTCGCGGCGGGGATGCTCCGCACCCGGATGGCGACGTTCGCGCTGTACTTCTTCGTGGGCTGTGCCATCTGGACGCCGATCATCGTGGGGGTGTCGGTCGCCTTCGGCGAGGCCGTGCAGCGGGCGCTGGCGGTCTTCCGGGAGCACGCGGCGCTCTACCTGCTGGTGACCGCGCTGGTGCTGTTCGTGCTGCTCAAGCTGCTGATTCCGCTGGTGACCTGGCGGGGCCGGCGGCTGCTGCTCGCCCGCTGGCGGCGCCTCACGCGCTGGGAGTTCTGGCCCCGCTGGGCGTTCTACCCACCGGTGGCTCTCTACATCCTGTGGCTCGCGCTGCGCCACCGCTCCCTGCTGCTGTTCACCGCGGTGAACCCGGCGATCCCGGGCGGCGGCTTCGTGGGCGAGTCGAAGTCTGCCATCCTCCGCGGGCTGGCGGGCAACCCGGAACGGGTGGCCCCCTGGACGCTGGTGCCCGCGGCGCTTCCCGCCCCCGGGCGCGTGGCGGCGGCGCGCGCCTTCCAGGCCACCCTGCCGGCACCCTGGCCGCTGGTGCTCAAGCCCGACATCGGCGAGCGGGGCTCGGGGGTGGCGATCACCCGCAGCGAGGGCGAGGTGGAGGCGTACCTCGCGCGCGCCACGGGGGATACGATCGCGCAGGCCTTCGCGCCTGGAGCGGAGTTCGGGGTGTTCTACGTGCGCCACCCCGGCGAACCGGCGGGCCGCATCTTCTCGATCACCGAGAAGCGGCTCCCCACCCTCACCGGTGACGGCGTGACGCCCCTCGAGGAGCTGATCCTGCGGGACGAGCGCGCGCTGTGCATGGCGCCCTTTCACTTCCGCCGGCACGCGGCGCGGCTCACCTGGGTGCCGGCCGCCGGCGAGGTGGTCCCGCTGGTGGAACTCGGGACGCACTGCCGCGGGGCGGTGTTCCTCGACGGCGGCTGGGTGGAGACGCCGGCACTCGCGGCCGCCATCGACGGGCTGAGCCAGGGGTATGCGGGCTTCTGGTTCGGGCGCTACGATATCCGCACGCCGGATGTGGCAGCGTTCCAGCGGGGCGAGGACTTCCAGGTGGTGGAGCTGAACGGGGCGACGGCGGAGGCGACCAGCATCTACGATCCGGCGAACGCGCTGGGCACGGCGTATCGGACCCTCTTTGCCCAGTGGCGGCTGCTCTTTGCCATTGCCGCAGCCAACGTGGCACGAGGGGCGCGCCCGGCCTCACTGCGGGAGCTGTGGGCCCTGCTGCGCGGCCACGCCCGGGCCCTGCGCGGGCACGCGGCCTAG
- a CDS encoding CHAT domain-containing protein gives MPRPASSFRLPIWILALTGLSLGAAAGLQGQDQRPLRSRLVHYPVDSLLGQRGDTALGVIRAGSGDGLFEGARGRATNGDRYLGAVTVRLLGPDSAVVQVVMVPGAGLRLERLNLVALPTRLPTPPRAGILTDLMELGIEFVGLSRQDFLPRRQILRLDGDSLERVMLDSMTADIHETADFVRDMFDSTSDLKRVRAAGRYQGRSAFRVMETATPADVRRFLVFVRSWPGKYMGKRWKINETFATWLINDAPFGQDDLRDSLLALPTAAARRPVVLAHAGDIRNNFLTWWNNDAAEAVRGSRLAEARRLSTLAYEVAVVLGDTANQGWSELRRAQLLEAEEKFDEAIAANRAALALFRAAREWQGAGYAADNIGDIQLRLSRGAEGLASYDSAIVAKRAWLGADSTGIALQRLGQSMMGRGRALEKLGRWDDALAALAEAERMFAGASTETAARDEADARARQASIHGNRGDYARAIATYRTTLQFYRDLLDREGEADQLDNIAYNLSRLGEHRAAIALWDTARTLHQQTGNPGDAAYALSQIGQSRWTLGDFPGAIAAHQEAVALRRQAGNRSGAAYSLRKLGALFRDSGDPARGLAYLDSAAVLYHDAQDPAGEAEVRNELGDLYSSQADYPAAIATYRTGLEVQRRLGLTADAAATLYDIGEACYAQERWDCALETYREALALYRQTGDMVGQAKSLSNLGLVAENLRQPAAVVDSFYREGMVLATRSGSKTDIAWLEYAVGRRYRAANALDSAAAAFGRARELYRQVNDAGWTARVDVARGDLATFRGDFRAAATLLNDAAARADSARDRKGLADALSSLSWLATLQGNYAEATRIEERSLALSEEVRNGWGIARSYVGLGNIQNELGDYQEAIRFYHLADSLHAAGNRAEARATPVNNIGTIYFWQRDYEHAIPQFEEALRLLATAGPDADVGDAPATYTTNLGEVYYEQGRYAEAEPKLRSGLALAERAGSVRIASSARTILGKLYAATDRVDDADRELRLADSLVRAAGLRADAAAIATQRGRLAERRGDRPAAGRYYTLAADSARAIGATKLLWEPLFYLGRLQLAQGDSAGALGRLEEATKVLEALRARVVGGQDAQKRFSSGADYDQAYELLVGLLVRRGDVGRALAVLDRSNSEELRSRFRALGVRLSDSTEARTLAQERELKARVDGIEAQIAAVRAAPAAGQQQAQLRALDSIRTIADSQYLSFVYGMAEAQPDLRELASINLTDLPTANAELPRDVALLTYLPGAKELYVFVATTDTVVARVVPIGRDELTRRVEQLVALSRVPGDASLPNRAGAAGQAGPAPTGDPLALAAELYQILVAPALPVIGARPRLAIVPSGALLYLPFQILGTPDGKGGFRRLADERTVFYETDLTIRPAARGPRPAVRLAAFGPADSLLTSAEREVGDLKRLFPTAQVYTRRDANERAAKTLGPQFTVIHFATHGNLDYKRFSDSYLSLYPSADGKEDGRLTITEVLGSTVFRQRRLVVLSACNTAVSSSAVPGWPLSPATAFLKRGADAVLASLWPVDDAATELLITAFYRNLRTMDTATALRQAQQTVKANPKYAHPYYWGAWVLVGDWR, from the coding sequence ATGCCTCGGCCTGCCTCGTCTTTCCGGCTCCCAATCTGGATCCTGGCCCTCACCGGGCTCTCACTCGGCGCTGCCGCCGGCCTCCAGGGCCAGGACCAGCGCCCCCTGCGGTCCCGCCTGGTCCATTACCCCGTCGACAGCCTCCTGGGCCAGCGGGGGGACACCGCCCTCGGCGTGATCCGGGCGGGCAGCGGCGACGGCCTGTTCGAGGGGGCTCGCGGCCGGGCCACCAACGGCGATCGGTATCTGGGGGCGGTGACGGTGCGGCTGCTGGGACCCGACTCCGCGGTGGTGCAGGTGGTCATGGTACCCGGGGCCGGCCTCCGGCTGGAGCGGCTGAACCTAGTGGCGCTCCCCACCCGGCTGCCGACCCCGCCCCGCGCCGGGATCCTGACGGACCTCATGGAATTGGGGATCGAGTTCGTCGGGCTCTCGCGGCAGGACTTCCTCCCCCGCCGGCAGATCCTGCGGCTGGATGGGGACTCGCTGGAGCGGGTGATGCTCGACAGCATGACCGCGGACATCCACGAGACGGCGGACTTCGTCCGCGACATGTTCGACTCCACCAGCGACCTCAAGCGGGTCCGGGCGGCGGGCCGCTACCAGGGACGGTCGGCCTTCCGGGTGATGGAGACGGCCACCCCGGCCGACGTGCGCCGGTTCCTCGTCTTCGTCCGGTCGTGGCCCGGCAAGTACATGGGCAAGCGGTGGAAGATCAACGAGACCTTCGCCACCTGGCTCATCAACGACGCGCCCTTCGGCCAGGACGACCTCCGCGACAGCCTGCTGGCGCTGCCCACGGCGGCGGCGCGCCGACCGGTGGTGCTGGCCCACGCGGGGGACATCCGGAACAACTTCCTGACCTGGTGGAACAACGACGCCGCCGAGGCCGTGCGGGGGAGCCGCCTGGCCGAGGCGCGGCGGCTGAGCACGCTGGCGTACGAGGTGGCGGTCGTGCTCGGGGACACCGCCAACCAGGGGTGGTCGGAGCTGCGGCGGGCCCAGCTGCTCGAAGCCGAGGAGAAGTTCGACGAGGCGATTGCGGCGAACCGCGCGGCGCTGGCGCTGTTCCGCGCGGCGCGCGAGTGGCAGGGCGCCGGCTATGCCGCGGACAACATCGGGGACATCCAGCTCCGGCTGAGCCGGGGCGCGGAGGGGCTGGCCTCGTACGACTCCGCCATCGTGGCCAAGCGCGCCTGGCTCGGCGCCGACTCGACCGGCATTGCGCTGCAGCGGCTGGGCCAGTCGATGATGGGGCGCGGCCGGGCGCTGGAGAAGCTGGGCCGGTGGGACGACGCGCTGGCCGCCCTGGCAGAGGCGGAACGGATGTTCGCCGGCGCGAGTACCGAAACCGCCGCCCGGGACGAGGCCGACGCGCGCGCCCGCCAGGCCAGCATTCACGGCAACCGGGGCGACTACGCCCGCGCCATCGCCACCTACCGGACCACGCTGCAGTTCTATCGGGACCTGCTCGACCGCGAGGGCGAGGCCGACCAGCTCGACAACATCGCCTACAACCTCTCCCGCCTGGGGGAGCACCGCGCGGCGATCGCGCTGTGGGACACCGCGCGCACGCTGCACCAGCAGACCGGCAACCCGGGGGATGCCGCCTACGCGTTGTCCCAGATCGGGCAGTCGCGCTGGACGCTGGGCGACTTTCCGGGCGCCATCGCCGCGCACCAGGAGGCGGTGGCCCTGCGGCGCCAGGCCGGCAACCGCAGCGGGGCGGCGTACTCGCTCCGCAAGCTCGGGGCGCTGTTCCGCGACTCCGGCGATCCGGCCCGCGGCCTCGCCTATCTGGACAGCGCGGCGGTGCTCTACCACGACGCGCAGGACCCCGCGGGCGAGGCCGAGGTCCGCAATGAGCTCGGCGACCTCTACTCCTCGCAGGCGGACTACCCGGCGGCGATCGCCACCTACCGGACCGGGCTGGAGGTACAGCGGCGGCTCGGACTCACCGCCGACGCGGCGGCCACCCTCTACGACATCGGGGAGGCCTGCTACGCCCAGGAGCGGTGGGACTGCGCGCTGGAGACCTACCGCGAGGCGCTGGCGCTCTACCGCCAGACGGGAGACATGGTGGGCCAGGCCAAGTCGCTGTCCAACCTGGGGCTCGTCGCCGAGAACCTGCGCCAGCCCGCGGCCGTGGTGGATTCCTTCTACCGGGAAGGGATGGTGCTCGCCACCCGCTCGGGGAGCAAGACCGACATCGCCTGGCTGGAGTACGCCGTGGGCCGGCGCTACCGCGCCGCGAACGCGCTCGACAGCGCCGCCGCCGCCTTTGGCCGCGCCCGCGAACTCTACCGGCAGGTCAACGACGCGGGCTGGACGGCGCGGGTGGACGTGGCGCGGGGGGACCTCGCGACCTTCCGCGGGGACTTCCGCGCCGCCGCCACCCTGCTCAACGACGCCGCGGCGCGGGCCGATTCGGCCCGGGACCGGAAGGGCCTGGCGGACGCGCTCTCCTCCCTGAGCTGGCTGGCCACGCTGCAGGGAAACTACGCCGAGGCCACCCGGATCGAGGAGCGGAGCCTGGCCCTCAGCGAAGAGGTCCGCAACGGCTGGGGGATCGCGCGTTCCTACGTGGGCCTCGGCAACATCCAGAACGAGCTCGGCGACTACCAGGAGGCCATCCGGTTCTACCACCTGGCCGACAGCCTGCACGCGGCGGGGAACCGCGCCGAGGCGCGGGCCACCCCGGTCAACAACATCGGCACCATCTACTTCTGGCAGCGCGACTACGAGCACGCCATCCCGCAGTTCGAGGAGGCGCTGCGGCTGCTGGCCACCGCCGGCCCCGACGCCGACGTTGGCGATGCCCCGGCGACCTACACCACCAACCTCGGCGAGGTCTACTACGAGCAGGGGCGGTACGCCGAGGCCGAGCCGAAGCTCCGGTCCGGCCTGGCGCTCGCGGAGCGGGCCGGCTCGGTGCGGATCGCGTCGAGCGCGCGGACCATCCTGGGGAAGCTCTACGCCGCCACGGACCGCGTCGACGACGCCGACCGCGAGCTGCGCCTGGCGGACAGCCTGGTCCGCGCGGCGGGGCTCCGGGCGGACGCCGCCGCGATCGCCACGCAGCGCGGCCGGCTGGCCGAGCGCCGGGGCGACCGGCCCGCGGCCGGCCGGTACTACACCCTCGCGGCCGACAGCGCCCGCGCCATCGGCGCCACCAAGCTCCTGTGGGAGCCGCTGTTCTACCTGGGCCGGCTGCAGCTGGCCCAGGGCGACTCGGCCGGGGCGCTGGGCCGCCTTGAGGAGGCGACGAAGGTGCTGGAGGCGCTGCGGGCCCGGGTGGTCGGGGGGCAGGACGCGCAGAAGCGCTTCTCCTCCGGCGCGGACTACGACCAGGCGTACGAACTGCTGGTGGGGCTGCTGGTGCGCCGGGGCGACGTGGGACGGGCGCTGGCCGTGCTCGACCGCAGCAACAGCGAGGAGCTGCGCAGCCGGTTCCGCGCCCTCGGCGTCCGGCTCAGCGACTCCACCGAGGCGCGCACCCTGGCCCAGGAGCGCGAGCTCAAGGCGCGGGTGGACGGCATCGAGGCCCAGATCGCGGCCGTGCGCGCCGCCCCGGCCGCGGGCCAGCAGCAGGCGCAGCTGCGGGCGCTCGACAGCATCCGGACCATCGCCGACAGCCAGTACCTCTCGTTCGTCTACGGCATGGCGGAGGCGCAGCCCGACCTGCGGGAGCTGGCCAGCATCAACCTGACCGACCTGCCCACCGCCAACGCCGAGCTGCCCCGGGACGTGGCGCTGCTGACCTACCTCCCCGGCGCGAAGGAGCTGTACGTCTTCGTGGCCACCACCGACACCGTGGTGGCGCGGGTGGTGCCCATCGGCCGCGACGAGCTGACCCGGCGGGTGGAGCAGCTGGTGGCGCTCTCCCGGGTGCCCGGCGATGCCAGCCTGCCCAATCGCGCGGGCGCGGCCGGCCAGGCGGGCCCGGCCCCGACCGGCGACCCCCTGGCGCTGGCCGCGGAACTGTACCAGATCCTCGTGGCGCCGGCGCTGCCCGTGATCGGCGCCCGTCCCCGGCTGGCCATCGTGCCCAGCGGCGCGCTGCTCTACCTGCCGTTCCAGATCCTCGGCACCCCCGACGGCAAGGGCGGCTTCCGCCGCCTCGCGGATGAGCGCACCGTCTTCTACGAGACCGACCTCACCATCCGTCCCGCGGCGCGCGGGCCGCGGCCGGCGGTGCGCCTGGCGGCGTTCGGGCCCGCGGACTCGCTGCTCACCAGCGCGGAGCGGGAGGTGGGCGACCTCAAGCGGCTCTTCCCCACGGCGCAGGTGTACACCCGGCGCGACGCGAACGAGCGCGCCGCCAAGACCCTGGGCCCGCAGTTCACGGTGATCCACTTTGCCACCCACGGCAACCTGGACTACAAGCGGTTCAGCGACAGCTACCTGAGCCTCTATCCCAGCGCCGACGGCAAGGAGGACGGCCGCCTGACCATCACCGAGGTGCTCGGCTCCACCGTGTTCCGCCAGCGCCGGCTGGTGGTGCTGTCGGCGTGCAACACGGCCGTGTCGAGCAGCGCGGTGCCGGGGTGGCCGCTCAGCCCGGCCACCGCTTTCCTCAAGCGGGGCGCCGACGCGGTGCTCGCCTCGCTCTGGCCGGTGGACGATGCCGCCACCGAGCTGCTGATCACCGCCTTCTACCGGAACCTCCGGACGATGGACACGGCCACGGCGCTGCGGCAGGCCCAGCAGACCGTCAAGGCGAACCCGAAGTACGCCCATCCTTACTATTGGGGCGCCTGGGTCCTGGTGGGCGACTGGCGCTGA
- a CDS encoding DUF4031 domain-containing protein, whose protein sequence is MLLMDRDNLMVPGWSHVLSSTNDLAELDALRERVGAPRRAFHLRDGRPHLDLKLEARERALADPAVRVFDSTRDLLRYWAACQPRGGA, encoded by the coding sequence ATGCTCCTCATGGATCGCGACAACCTCATGGTGCCGGGCTGGTCGCACGTGCTCTCGAGCACCAACGACCTCGCCGAGCTCGACGCGCTGCGCGAACGGGTGGGCGCGCCGCGGCGCGCCTTCCACCTGCGCGACGGCCGGCCGCACCTCGACCTCAAGCTCGAGGCGCGCGAACGGGCCCTGGCCGATCCCGCGGTGCGGGTCTTCGACTCCACCCGTGACCTGCTCCGCTACTGGGCGGCCTGCCAGCCGCGGGGGGGCGCATGA